From the genome of Thermococcus chitonophagus, one region includes:
- a CDS encoding tRNA (cytidine(56)-2'-O)-methyltransferase, which produces MIVVLRLGHRPERDKRITTHVALTARAFGADGVVIISEEEDEKVKESVEDVVRRWGGPFFIEFDRSWKKRIKEFKGVKVHLTMYGLHIDDVIEELKDKLREGQDFMVIVGAEKVPREVYELADYNVAIGNQPHSEVAALAVFLDRLLEGQGLRKEFKNAKLKIIPQARGKKVVEVKGNAEQTKTDGEEVPRGDSKPPG; this is translated from the coding sequence ATGATAGTCGTGCTGAGGCTCGGCCACAGACCTGAAAGAGACAAGAGGATAACTACCCACGTCGCGTTAACGGCCAGGGCCTTCGGAGCTGATGGAGTAGTTATAATAAGTGAAGAAGAGGACGAGAAGGTAAAGGAAAGCGTGGAGGATGTAGTCAGAAGATGGGGGGGTCCGTTTTTCATTGAATTTGACAGAAGCTGGAAAAAGAGGATTAAGGAGTTCAAAGGGGTTAAAGTTCACCTGACAATGTACGGGTTGCATATAGATGACGTCATTGAGGAGCTTAAAGACAAGCTAAGGGAAGGGCAAGACTTTATGGTCATAGTAGGAGCAGAGAAAGTCCCCAGGGAAGTTTACGAGCTGGCAGACTACAACGTAGCCATAGGAAATCAGCCCCACAGTGAAGTTGCAGCTTTAGCTGTCTTCCTCGATAGGCTTCTAGAGGGTCAGGGACTCAGAAAGGAATTTAAAAACGCAAAGCTGAAGATAATTCCACAGGCGAGGGGCAAGAAGGTCGTGGAGGTTAAGGGGAATGCTGAGCAGACTAAGACCGATGGCGAAGAAGTACCTAGAGGGGATAGCAAGCCCCCTGGCTAA
- a CDS encoding transglutaminase domain-containing protein gives MKYLKLIVVILISLSFGCLIKPPAEVKFELDTNVIEPGGIFHIIVTINNTGKVGIVGADLQIEGDDFVIVQSPKFPSPLKVGESTTLIWTLRGPMIPGTYTLRAYLDIIDELHRTWKGNIYEVTIKVVKGGENSEINISLPGQNVTYGGKVVEMPLIIKNNLEAEVRITDIEVNSGDLKVLKLPKTPIIVPPSSTVKGVISLETPPKFEKTKIFIILEYSSKYGRGKKVLEKDVTVLWQPWMLSEEEIIVAYGNISKWIFMNSVVDEYWERFYGSNSTINRRELRNDVVPLINGSKSDIEAAKAIFNYIVTHFTFEERGITTLNPQIIRSSATISPIEADILAVAYFRSINIPARLLAVYNGVDCTKYPFVEVYLSGRWYVIDFKHLFFGTREDYISSRWYPAVYQEIGIFGNELVALKPDGKEHSHEDLTSVYVSNTEKTLMVALYNKVDPETYKKIKNVLALLDSKNEKIFALFLFNSGDPREVEDLLSKVNAQKLSGTIKAFYEFYYDIKWEEDFRVYWEKLLMTYR, from the coding sequence ATGAAATATTTAAAGCTTATTGTGGTAATCCTGATATCACTCTCATTTGGATGCCTCATAAAGCCTCCCGCCGAGGTTAAGTTTGAGCTAGATACAAATGTTATAGAGCCAGGGGGCATTTTCCATATCATAGTCACGATAAATAATACGGGAAAAGTCGGAATAGTGGGGGCAGACTTGCAGATTGAAGGGGATGATTTTGTAATAGTTCAGTCCCCAAAGTTCCCTTCACCCCTGAAGGTAGGGGAGTCAACTACACTCATATGGACCCTCAGAGGTCCTATGATCCCAGGAACGTACACCTTAAGAGCCTACTTGGATATAATAGATGAGCTTCACAGAACCTGGAAGGGCAACATATACGAAGTCACGATAAAGGTTGTCAAAGGAGGAGAAAACTCCGAAATTAACATCAGCTTACCTGGTCAAAATGTAACATACGGTGGCAAGGTAGTTGAGATGCCTCTGATTATTAAGAACAACCTTGAAGCCGAAGTTAGGATCACAGATATTGAGGTAAATTCCGGAGATTTAAAGGTTTTAAAGTTGCCAAAAACGCCAATTATTGTTCCTCCTTCCTCAACTGTTAAAGGGGTCATATCCTTAGAAACACCTCCAAAATTTGAGAAAACAAAGATATTCATAATATTAGAGTACAGCTCCAAGTATGGACGTGGGAAGAAAGTGCTGGAGAAAGATGTAACCGTACTTTGGCAACCATGGATGCTTTCAGAAGAAGAAATAATAGTTGCTTACGGAAACATCAGTAAGTGGATATTCATGAACTCCGTTGTCGATGAGTATTGGGAAAGGTTCTACGGATCAAACTCAACAATTAACAGGAGAGAGCTGAGAAACGATGTAGTGCCTTTAATAAATGGATCTAAATCTGACATAGAAGCCGCTAAAGCAATATTTAACTACATCGTTACTCACTTCACGTTTGAAGAGAGGGGCATAACAACCCTCAATCCTCAAATTATTCGGAGTTCAGCCACTATATCCCCCATCGAAGCAGACATCCTGGCGGTTGCCTACTTCAGATCAATAAACATCCCAGCTAGGCTTCTTGCAGTGTACAATGGTGTTGATTGTACCAAATACCCCTTCGTCGAGGTGTACCTCTCCGGAAGGTGGTATGTCATAGATTTCAAGCACCTATTCTTTGGCACTAGAGAGGATTACATTTCAAGTAGATGGTATCCTGCAGTGTATCAGGAAATTGGCATATTTGGAAATGAACTTGTTGCCCTGAAGCCTGATGGAAAAGAGCACAGCCACGAAGACTTAACAAGTGTGTATGTCTCGAACACAGAAAAAACCCTTATGGTCGCCCTTTACAATAAAGTCGACCCTGAGACGTATAAAAAAATAAAGAACGTGCTAGCTCTACTAGATTCAAAGAACGAAAAGATATTTGCACTCTTTCTATTTAACTCCGGGGATCCAAGAGAAGTTGAAGATTTACTAAGTAAGGTAAATGCTCAGAAACTTAGCGGAACAATAAAGGCATTTTATGAGTTCTACTACGACATAAAATGGGAGGAAGACTTTAGAGTCTACTGGGAGAAGCTACTTATGACGTATAGGTGA
- a CDS encoding nicotinamide-nucleotide adenylyltransferase, with product MRGLFVGRFQPVHNGHIKALEFVFSQVDEVIIGIGSAQASHTIKNPFTTGERMEMLIRALDEAGFKKRYYLVPLPDINFNSIWVPYVEAMVPKFEVVFTGNSLVAELFRERGYKVIVQPMFRKDILSATEIRRRMIEGEPWEDLVPKSVAEYIKEIKGVERIRMLATNLESSEKELQAPIRIPEY from the coding sequence ATGAGGGGTTTATTCGTTGGTAGATTTCAACCCGTCCACAATGGCCACATAAAGGCTCTGGAATTCGTTTTCTCTCAAGTGGATGAAGTGATAATTGGAATCGGGAGTGCTCAAGCAAGCCACACCATCAAAAATCCCTTTACGACGGGAGAGAGGATGGAGATGTTGATCAGGGCCCTAGATGAGGCCGGCTTCAAGAAGAGGTACTACCTCGTACCCCTACCTGATATAAATTTCAACTCCATATGGGTTCCGTATGTTGAAGCGATGGTTCCAAAGTTTGAGGTTGTTTTCACGGGAAATTCACTAGTTGCCGAGCTCTTCAGGGAGAGGGGATACAAGGTTATAGTGCAGCCAATGTTTAGAAAGGACATACTCTCAGCAACCGAAATCAGGAGGAGGATGATTGAGGGAGAGCCCTGGGAGGATCTAGTCCCCAAGAGCGTGGCCGAATACATAAAGGAGATCAAGGGTGTTGAGAGGATTAGAATGCTTGCAACCAACTTGGAGTCCTCGGAGAAGGAGCTTCAGGCCCCAATAAGGATCCCAGAGTATTAG
- a CDS encoding KH domain-containing protein — MEEMYKRLREMLRVDIIDLEFDGEKIIVYVPRDQVRIAVGTGGAAVKAVELVLGRKIEVRAR, encoded by the coding sequence ATGGAGGAGATGTACAAAAGGTTAAGGGAGATGCTAAGGGTTGATATAATCGACTTAGAGTTCGATGGAGAGAAGATAATAGTTTACGTCCCCAGGGATCAAGTTAGGATTGCAGTTGGGACAGGTGGAGCAGCAGTTAAGGCTGTCGAGCTGGTTCTTGGCAGGAAAATCGAGGTGCGGGCGAGATAG
- a CDS encoding antitoxin VapB family protein, translating into MVKTITISDDVYEELVRIKGNRSFSELLRDLLRERKGNIDVLKHICGIFSEEEYEETKKRLKEIEEEFEKWGQSLIRT; encoded by the coding sequence GTGGTGAAAACTATAACAATATCTGATGATGTGTATGAAGAGCTGGTTAGGATAAAGGGGAATAGATCATTTAGTGAATTGCTTAGAGATCTTCTCAGAGAGAGGAAGGGAAATATAGATGTTTTGAAGCATATTTGCGGTATCTTCAGTGAAGAGGAGTATGAGGAAACAAAGAAGAGACTTAAAGAGATTGAGGAGGAGTTTGAGAAATGGGGGCAGTCCTTGATACGAACATAA
- the pgsA gene encoding archaetidylinositol phosphate synthase, whose product MLSRLRPMAKKYLEGIASPLAKAGITPNQLTVIGLLITLLSAYEFYLGNQILAGLILIFGSFVDALDGSLARLTGKVTKFGGFLDSTLDRISDAAVLFGIALGGLVDWRVAFLALIGSYMVSYTRCRAELAGSGTLAVGIAERGERLIILMVTALINRVWIGVYMVAVLAWITFIQRVIEAKKRLE is encoded by the coding sequence ATGCTGAGCAGACTAAGACCGATGGCGAAGAAGTACCTAGAGGGGATAGCAAGCCCCCTGGCTAAGGCTGGGATAACACCAAACCAGCTAACGGTTATTGGACTTTTAATAACCCTGCTTTCTGCTTATGAATTCTATCTCGGCAATCAAATTCTCGCAGGCTTAATATTGATCTTTGGATCATTTGTTGATGCCCTCGACGGTTCCCTAGCAAGACTCACAGGTAAGGTTACAAAGTTCGGAGGTTTCCTAGACTCAACTCTCGACAGGATAAGCGATGCGGCAGTTTTATTTGGAATAGCCCTTGGGGGATTAGTTGACTGGAGAGTAGCTTTTCTAGCTCTTATTGGATCGTACATGGTTAGCTATACTAGATGCAGAGCAGAACTTGCCGGCTCTGGAACACTAGCCGTGGGAATAGCCGAGAGGGGAGAGCGATTAATAATACTAATGGTGACGGCCCTAATAAATAGGGTTTGGATTGGGGTGTACATGGTTGCAGTACTCGCATGGATAACGTTTATACAGAGGGTGATTGAAGCAAAGAAAAGGCTGGAATGA
- a CDS encoding SAM hydrolase/SAM-dependent halogenase family protein encodes MITVTTDFGLSSPYVGEMKVAMLRINPDAKIVDVTHAVTRHSILEGSFVMEQVVKYAPPGTIHVGVIDPGVGTERRAIVIEGEQWLVVPDNGLATLPMKHIRPRRAWEIDLEKIRKFTGWKISSTFHGRDVFGPAAALIEKGIKPEEFAEETSPDSLVRLNIEPEVKGDVYTLTVIYVDDFGNVILNLENYERPREVELLDFGLKIPYLDTYGQVEKGELLALPGSHDYLEIAVNQGSAAEVLNLKVGDKVRVRLWR; translated from the coding sequence ATGATAACGGTGACAACGGACTTCGGGCTTAGTAGTCCTTACGTTGGGGAGATGAAGGTTGCCATGCTGAGAATAAATCCAGATGCAAAGATCGTCGATGTTACCCATGCCGTAACTAGACACTCGATACTTGAGGGCTCATTCGTAATGGAGCAGGTTGTAAAGTACGCTCCCCCAGGAACCATTCATGTTGGGGTTATAGATCCTGGGGTCGGAACCGAGAGGAGGGCTATAGTGATAGAAGGAGAACAATGGTTAGTAGTTCCTGACAACGGCTTGGCAACACTTCCAATGAAGCACATAAGGCCGAGGAGGGCTTGGGAAATTGATCTTGAAAAGATCAGGAAGTTTACCGGGTGGAAGATTAGCTCAACATTTCATGGTAGAGACGTATTTGGCCCAGCGGCCGCTTTAATTGAGAAGGGCATTAAACCAGAGGAATTTGCGGAGGAAACTTCCCCTGATAGTCTCGTAAGGTTAAACATAGAGCCGGAGGTTAAGGGTGACGTGTACACGCTTACCGTAATATACGTGGATGACTTTGGTAATGTAATACTCAACCTTGAAAATTATGAGAGGCCTAGAGAAGTCGAGCTCCTCGACTTTGGATTGAAGATTCCCTACTTAGACACCTATGGTCAAGTAGAGAAGGGTGAGCTTTTGGCACTCCCTGGGAGCCATGATTACCTGGAGATAGCAGTGAATCAGGGATCGGCTGCTGAGGTTCTGAACTTAAAGGTTGGGGATAAGGTTAGGGTTAGGCTATGGAGGTGA
- a CDS encoding TIGR02253 family HAD-type hydrolase produces MIKAVFFDFVGTLLSNEAEAETHLKIMEEVARGTDVDPKELLEKYEKLTREAFSSYAGKPFKPIRVIEEEIMERLSQEFGIKFPEDFWEIHLRMHQTYGKLYPEVVEVLKELKSGGYHVGLITDSDNDYLKAHLEALGILDLFDSITTSEEAGFFKPHPRVFEVALKKAGVKGEEAIYVGDNPVKDCGGARQLDMLSVLVDRTGEKRELWKECEFVISDLREVLKIVEELGGQ; encoded by the coding sequence ATGATCAAGGCAGTGTTCTTTGACTTTGTGGGGACTTTACTCAGCAATGAAGCTGAAGCTGAAACTCACCTCAAGATAATGGAGGAAGTTGCAAGGGGAACCGATGTGGATCCGAAGGAACTCCTAGAGAAGTATGAAAAGTTAACGAGAGAAGCCTTCTCAAGCTATGCAGGGAAGCCCTTCAAGCCGATAAGGGTCATAGAGGAGGAAATCATGGAGAGACTTTCCCAGGAGTTTGGAATAAAGTTTCCTGAGGACTTTTGGGAGATACACTTAAGGATGCACCAAACCTACGGTAAGCTTTATCCCGAGGTTGTTGAGGTTCTTAAAGAATTGAAGAGTGGGGGTTATCATGTCGGCCTAATTACTGACTCCGACAATGACTACCTCAAAGCTCATCTCGAGGCCTTAGGCATTCTTGATCTGTTCGATTCAATAACGACGAGTGAGGAAGCAGGATTTTTTAAACCCCATCCCAGGGTCTTTGAAGTTGCTTTGAAGAAGGCTGGAGTCAAGGGAGAGGAGGCTATATACGTTGGAGACAACCCAGTTAAGGACTGTGGGGGAGCTAGACAACTGGACATGCTTTCAGTTCTAGTGGATAGGACCGGGGAAAAGAGGGAGCTTTGGAAGGAGTGCGAGTTCGTGATTTCTGACCTAAGGGAGGTTTTAAAGATAGTGGAGGAGCTCGGCGGTCAGTAA
- a CDS encoding adenosylcobinamide amidohydrolase — protein MKFSHFIKSFKEPMIALSNAPYRGGLTKANGFFFMMVHKNYSGNYKEDCRKFEEEHNLKNFVGFMTAADVEKVLAVAKRGSVTAYITAGITNPAIAGEEPPPWSPGTINIAVVIEEGLTVGALVNAVMTATEAKTYTLLTMGYKATGTTSDGIGVFAFEGDIEWAGTATRLGINIGKAVRKALEESIKKWSEL, from the coding sequence ATGAAGTTCAGCCACTTCATAAAATCCTTTAAGGAGCCAATGATAGCCCTAAGCAACGCCCCCTACAGGGGAGGGCTAACCAAGGCTAACGGCTTCTTCTTCATGATGGTTCACAAGAACTACTCCGGAAACTACAAGGAGGACTGCAGAAAGTTCGAAGAGGAGCACAACCTCAAGAACTTCGTTGGCTTCATGACAGCGGCTGACGTGGAAAAGGTACTCGCGGTGGCGAAGAGGGGGAGTGTTACAGCTTACATTACGGCCGGAATAACTAATCCGGCAATAGCTGGTGAGGAACCTCCTCCTTGGAGCCCAGGAACCATAAATATTGCCGTGGTAATAGAGGAAGGACTAACAGTTGGGGCCCTCGTGAACGCGGTGATGACAGCTACAGAGGCAAAAACCTACACCCTCTTGACGATGGGCTATAAGGCCACTGGGACGACGAGCGATGGAATCGGGGTTTTCGCGTTTGAAGGGGACATTGAGTGGGCCGGAACTGCAACTAGGCTTGGGATAAACATTGGAAAAGCAGTGAGGAAAGCTTTGGAGGAAAGCATAAAGAAGTGGAGCGAACTCTAA
- a CDS encoding type II toxin-antitoxin system VapC family toxin: protein MGAVLDTNIILELGRKGQGSDIFEKISSIDNTFYITSITKFEVLIGFPRKDELMWLELLPELPFDGKCAEVASYIHRKLRERGTPLSFRDLFIASIAIANNLALITMDEDFTVLRDMGFEIYLIKG, encoded by the coding sequence ATGGGGGCAGTCCTTGATACGAACATAATACTCGAGCTTGGTAGAAAAGGTCAAGGAAGTGATATTTTCGAGAAAATATCGTCTATTGACAATACTTTTTACATAACTTCTATAACAAAATTTGAAGTTCTTATAGGGTTCCCCAGAAAGGACGAACTAATGTGGTTAGAATTACTTCCTGAGCTTCCTTTTGATGGCAAATGTGCCGAAGTAGCTTCCTATATACATAGAAAGTTACGGGAAAGGGGAACGCCTTTATCCTTCCGAGATCTGTTTATAGCATCCATAGCAATCGCCAATAATTTGGCGTTAATAACAATGGACGAAGACTTCACTGTCTTGAGGGATATGGGGTTTGAGATCTATCTTATAAAGGGGTAA
- a CDS encoding DUF4855 domain-containing protein has product MGFYWSLESVIQTTYGYDKGKKVSAELIKEMSEYIKDHGLEFIWIPALRGRSVDYLDNNSSLGENEDSIKEYFDYIFPQPNYYQVPYSHDQFKTIPKWLYENDLYIEMEADRTVLGIDCNSDQDCPENMRCNIGVCWENCRVSDPTLATKYAGDYVSVQKDVIGRKFQHRAYYFSVALEVIDKLQNYCNVKFGEPYV; this is encoded by the coding sequence GTGGGCTTTTATTGGAGTCTTGAAAGTGTAATCCAGACAACTTATGGATATGATAAAGGAAAGAAAGTTAGCGCTGAGTTAATTAAAGAAATGTCAGAGTATATTAAAGACCATGGCCTTGAATTTATCTGGATACCAGCACTTAGGGGACGTAGTGTTGATTATTTGGATAATAATTCAAGTTTGGGAGAAAATGAGGATAGTATAAAAGAGTACTTTGATTATATCTTCCCACAACCAAATTATTATCAAGTTCCATACTCCCATGATCAGTTTAAAACTATTCCCAAATGGTTATATGAAAATGACCTATATATCGAAATGGAGGCTGATAGGACAGTTTTGGGAATAGACTGTAATAGTGACCAGGATTGCCCTGAAAATATGAGATGTAATATAGGAGTTTGCTGGGAAAACTGTAGAGTATCAGATCCAACACTGGCAACTAAGTACGCAGGAGATTATGTAAGTGTCCAAAAGGATGTTATTGGAAGAAAATTCCAGCATAGAGCCTACTACTTCAGCGTTGCCCTTGAAGTCATTGATAAACTGCAAAATTATTGTAACGTTAAGTTTGGTGAGCCATATGTTTAA
- a CDS encoding carboxypeptidase M32 — protein MESIFQNEIIKEILARYRRIWAIGHAQSVLGWDLEVNMPKEGIMERSVAQGELSVLSQELLLRPDFLELVEKAKDQELNEYERGVVRVLDRSIRIIKAFPPEFLREVSEVTAQATKAWEEAKAKDDFSKFEPWLDKIIDLAKRAADYLGYEEEPYDALLDLYEEGLRTRDIIRMFDKLEKELKPLLDRILEEGKVPREHPLEKEKYEREWMEKVNLWILKKFGFPLGVRARIDVSAHPFTTEFGIKDVRITTRYEGFDFRRTVLSTIHEFGHALYELQQDERFMFTPIAGGVSLGIHESQSRFWENIIGRSREFVELLYPVLKENLPFMDKYTPEDVYLYFNMVRPDFIRTEADVVTYNFHIILRFKLERIMLNEGVKAKDLPELWNEEMERLLGIRPKTYVEGILQDIHWAHGSIGYFPTYSIGTILAAQLYYHMKKDLDVETKIAEGDFEPIKTWLKEKIHRWGSIYPPKELLKKAIGEEMDAEYFIRWVRERYL, from the coding sequence ATGGAAAGTATCTTCCAGAACGAGATAATTAAGGAGATTTTGGCTAGATACAGAAGAATTTGGGCTATAGGTCATGCGCAGAGCGTTCTCGGCTGGGATCTTGAAGTAAACATGCCCAAAGAGGGCATCATGGAGAGATCTGTAGCCCAGGGCGAGCTATCAGTTCTCTCCCAGGAGCTCCTACTAAGGCCGGACTTCCTCGAGTTGGTGGAAAAGGCAAAGGATCAGGAGCTCAACGAGTACGAGAGGGGAGTTGTCAGGGTTCTCGACAGATCAATTAGAATAATTAAGGCATTTCCACCCGAGTTCTTGAGGGAGGTAAGCGAAGTTACCGCTCAGGCCACAAAGGCCTGGGAGGAGGCCAAGGCCAAGGATGACTTCTCCAAGTTTGAGCCTTGGCTCGACAAGATAATTGACTTAGCAAAGAGGGCCGCTGACTACCTGGGCTATGAGGAGGAGCCATATGATGCCCTGCTTGACTTATACGAGGAAGGCCTCAGGACGAGGGATATAATCAGGATGTTTGATAAGCTCGAGAAGGAGCTCAAGCCCCTCCTTGATAGAATCCTTGAGGAAGGTAAAGTCCCTAGGGAGCATCCCTTAGAGAAGGAGAAGTACGAGAGGGAGTGGATGGAAAAGGTTAACCTCTGGATTCTCAAGAAGTTCGGCTTCCCGCTCGGCGTGAGGGCTAGAATAGATGTTTCAGCCCACCCGTTCACCACAGAGTTTGGAATTAAGGATGTAAGAATCACCACGAGGTACGAAGGCTTTGACTTCAGGAGGACTGTCCTCAGCACGATTCACGAGTTTGGACATGCCCTCTACGAGCTTCAGCAGGACGAGAGGTTCATGTTCACTCCCATCGCGGGAGGAGTTAGTTTAGGAATACACGAGAGCCAGAGCAGGTTCTGGGAGAACATAATTGGCCGCTCAAGGGAGTTTGTCGAGCTACTTTACCCAGTACTCAAGGAGAACCTGCCCTTCATGGATAAGTACACCCCTGAGGATGTTTACCTGTACTTCAACATGGTGAGGCCCGACTTCATAAGGACTGAAGCTGACGTCGTCACCTACAACTTCCACATAATCCTGAGGTTCAAGCTCGAGAGAATTATGCTCAACGAGGGGGTCAAGGCCAAGGATCTCCCTGAGCTCTGGAACGAGGAGATGGAGAGGTTGCTCGGGATAAGGCCAAAGACGTACGTGGAGGGAATACTTCAGGACATACACTGGGCCCACGGTAGCATAGGCTACTTCCCCACTTACAGCATAGGGACAATACTTGCGGCACAGCTCTACTACCATATGAAAAAGGATCTGGACGTTGAGACAAAAATTGCTGAGGGAGATTTCGAGCCGATAAAGACTTGGCTCAAGGAGAAAATACACAGGTGGGGCTCAATTTATCCGCCGAAGGAGCTACTTAAGAAGGCCATCGGGGAAGAGATGGATGCGGAGTACTTCATTAGGTGGGTTAGGGAGAGGTACCTCTGA
- the cobT gene encoding nicotinate mononucleotide-dependent phosphoribosyltransferase CobT produces the protein MKSLFVLVLGNTEISLIPGISVAGATPELTKLTPPADAEYLFYEKPRIIDAIPVTPEGHPTPAIITKAARELAKFPILVVRGGTYLPPMLPHVHISDKIGRDFREEPALPEVEEIIERAKLLGEELNKTNIEELVIGESTPGGTTTAQAVLWALGYEARTSSASPSNPQELKRKVIEEGFKRAGVEKGSLKDDPIEAIRQFGDPMMATVVGLSLGFRKNVVLAGGTQMLAVAAVLKALEESMDRFMIATTKWIVQDKSATFVETAREIGIITYSADLDFSNSKFKGLQDYERGYVKEGVGAGGATWLAVKAGFSPEDVSRKVEELYERLMKMKG, from the coding sequence ATGAAGAGCCTCTTCGTTCTAGTCCTGGGGAACACTGAGATAAGCCTAATTCCTGGGATAAGCGTTGCAGGAGCAACTCCCGAGCTGACAAAGCTTACTCCTCCGGCAGATGCTGAGTATCTCTTCTATGAAAAGCCCAGGATTATAGATGCGATACCAGTAACCCCCGAGGGGCATCCGACCCCAGCTATAATAACCAAGGCAGCAAGGGAACTTGCCAAGTTTCCAATTCTAGTGGTTAGGGGAGGAACTTACCTGCCCCCGATGCTCCCCCACGTTCACATCAGCGACAAGATTGGGAGGGACTTCAGGGAGGAGCCTGCACTCCCAGAAGTTGAGGAAATAATTGAGAGGGCCAAGTTACTTGGAGAAGAGCTGAACAAGACGAACATAGAGGAGCTGGTAATAGGGGAGTCAACTCCGGGAGGAACAACAACAGCTCAGGCCGTTCTATGGGCTCTAGGTTACGAAGCAAGAACATCTTCAGCTTCACCATCAAATCCCCAGGAACTTAAGAGGAAGGTAATAGAAGAGGGATTCAAGAGGGCAGGCGTGGAAAAAGGGAGCCTGAAAGATGACCCAATAGAGGCTATAAGGCAGTTCGGAGATCCAATGATGGCCACGGTTGTTGGATTATCGCTAGGATTCAGGAAAAACGTGGTGCTCGCCGGAGGAACCCAGATGCTGGCCGTCGCTGCCGTGTTAAAAGCCTTGGAGGAGAGTATGGACAGGTTCATGATTGCCACAACCAAGTGGATAGTTCAGGATAAAAGCGCAACCTTTGTTGAGACTGCAAGGGAGATAGGGATAATAACTTACTCGGCCGACTTAGACTTCTCGAATAGCAAGTTTAAAGGGTTACAGGATTACGAGAGGGGCTACGTGAAGGAAGGTGTTGGAGCAGGAGGAGCAACTTGGTTAGCGGTAAAGGCAGGATTTTCGCCTGAGGACGTCTCAAGAAAGGTTGAAGAACTGTACGAGAGGCTTATGAAAATGAAGGGTTAG